One Persicobacter psychrovividus DNA window includes the following coding sequences:
- a CDS encoding DUF418 domain-containing protein, translating into MSTIKPTASSQRVASVDALRGFAILGILFANILSWSGYKFIPFTAMEGLKWHEFDSYISTFLSVFIDTKFYTIFSLLFGIGFYFQFKKFKNQADQKPFVDVYRRRMSFLILFGFIHMTFWSGDILMLYGMMGFILLELRNLTKENLLKVSMILLMSSLVLDVILMYVAPGYGVPDVALAKKHYIDMAPEAVSAAFMSGDWLTTLKVNAHNIMWRWFDFVPMGRPTKVLGLFLMGYYLAEQNFFNTTAKKGVNFWKFFIPGIALTLTGKYLIGGSMSAIPTQWSDILFKAIEVPGQVLLSLSYVCLLVVTYESNFGKKALQGLTDVGRMSFTNYLSHTIFGIVLFYGVGFGYFGQWSLTQIWIVAVGFYAFQIAFSRIWLKVFAFGPLEWGWRCLTYKTMFPIRRSTIAEQKRMAQQTA; encoded by the coding sequence ATGAGTACAATAAAACCCACCGCATCGAGTCAGCGAGTAGCGTCGGTTGATGCACTAAGAGGCTTTGCCATTTTAGGAATTTTGTTTGCCAACATCCTTTCATGGAGTGGTTACAAATTCATCCCCTTTACTGCTATGGAAGGGTTGAAATGGCACGAATTTGACTCCTACATATCGACTTTCCTGAGTGTGTTTATCGACACCAAATTTTACACGATCTTTTCCCTTCTTTTTGGTATTGGTTTTTATTTTCAGTTTAAGAAATTTAAAAATCAGGCAGATCAAAAGCCATTTGTCGATGTTTACCGCCGAAGAATGAGCTTTCTGATTTTATTCGGATTTATTCACATGACTTTCTGGTCGGGAGATATCCTGATGCTTTATGGAATGATGGGTTTCATCTTGCTTGAGCTAAGAAATCTGACCAAAGAAAATTTGTTGAAGGTCAGTATGATTTTGCTGATGAGCTCTTTGGTGTTGGATGTGATCTTGATGTATGTCGCTCCCGGTTATGGAGTGCCTGATGTGGCGCTGGCGAAAAAGCACTATATAGATATGGCACCTGAGGCAGTTTCTGCCGCATTTATGTCTGGCGATTGGTTGACAACACTGAAAGTAAATGCCCACAATATTATGTGGCGCTGGTTCGATTTTGTTCCTATGGGCCGACCAACGAAAGTGTTGGGCTTATTCCTGATGGGCTACTATTTGGCAGAGCAGAATTTCTTCAATACTACCGCTAAAAAAGGCGTCAATTTCTGGAAATTCTTCATTCCTGGTATAGCACTTACTTTAACCGGTAAATACCTTATCGGAGGCAGCATGTCAGCTATTCCTACGCAGTGGAGTGATATTCTTTTCAAAGCGATTGAGGTGCCCGGACAGGTATTGTTAAGCTTGTCGTATGTGTGTTTGTTGGTGGTTACTTACGAATCAAATTTTGGAAAAAAAGCATTGCAGGGACTGACAGACGTTGGTCGGATGTCTTTTACAAACTACCTTTCACATACTATTTTCGGAATTGTTTTATTCTACGGAGTAGGCTTTGGCTACTTTGGGCAGTGGAGCCTGACACAAATCTGGATCGTGGCCGTTGGTTTTTATGCCTTCCAAATCGCCTTCAGTAGAATTTGGTTGAAGGTTTTCGCCTTCGGACCATTGGAGTGGGGATGGAGATGCCTGACTTATAAAACCATGTTCCCTATCCGCAGATCAACGATTGCTGAACAAAAACGCATGGCACAACAAACGGCCTAA
- a CDS encoding NfeD family protein, with product MKFNQTGRFRPISLTLLFMLVQLSCWAQTKVFVMKIDSEIDPRMNRYVDLAFKEADAQQSDVVVIEMDTYGGAVNDADDIRTRILNYEQPVYVFINKDAASAGALISLACDSIYMTQGASIGAATVVVQTGEAAPDKYQSYMRSIMRSTAEAKGRDPKIAEAMVDQSLYIKDLSDSGKVLTLSTSEAIKWKIATGEAENIPELLERAGIDDYQLSHYELSATEKIIAFFLNPMISGVLIMIILGGIYFELQTPGVGFPIAASAIALTLYLVPHYLHGLAQYWEILMFIIGVGLLAAEIFVIPGFGFAGISGLILILAALGLGMVSNDFFNFDHVPTTQINNAITAVLLAFGLTTLLLLVMSFRLHKSSFIHKIALQDTQDSDEGYTVNTYEHNLVGLQGQAYTILRPSGKVEIEGKIYDAFTRGDYIEANSTIEVISQESNTLKVKKV from the coding sequence ATGAAATTCAACCAAACAGGCCGATTCAGGCCCATCTCCCTGACTTTACTTTTCATGCTTGTTCAGCTTAGCTGCTGGGCGCAGACGAAAGTTTTTGTCATGAAAATTGACAGCGAAATTGACCCAAGAATGAACCGCTATGTTGATCTCGCTTTCAAAGAAGCTGATGCCCAACAATCGGATGTGGTCGTTATTGAAATGGATACTTACGGTGGGGCGGTGAATGATGCTGACGATATCCGCACGAGGATCCTAAATTACGAACAGCCCGTTTATGTATTCATTAATAAAGATGCTGCCTCGGCTGGGGCGCTTATTTCGCTGGCCTGCGACAGCATTTACATGACCCAGGGCGCAAGTATTGGTGCGGCCACCGTTGTGGTACAGACTGGCGAGGCTGCTCCCGACAAATATCAGTCCTATATGCGCTCGATTATGCGCTCCACGGCAGAAGCCAAGGGCCGCGACCCAAAAATTGCGGAAGCGATGGTTGATCAGTCGCTGTATATCAAGGACCTTTCAGACTCGGGAAAAGTGCTCACGCTTTCCACCTCAGAAGCTATCAAGTGGAAAATTGCGACTGGTGAGGCAGAGAATATCCCCGAGCTGCTCGAAAGGGCTGGTATTGATGATTATCAGCTCAGCCATTATGAACTTTCTGCCACAGAAAAAATCATTGCTTTCTTTTTAAATCCTATGATCAGTGGTGTGCTCATCATGATCATTTTAGGAGGCATTTATTTTGAGCTCCAAACGCCTGGTGTTGGTTTTCCAATAGCGGCAAGTGCGATTGCCCTGACCCTCTACCTGGTCCCTCACTATTTACATGGCCTGGCACAATACTGGGAGATCCTGATGTTCATTATTGGCGTCGGCTTGCTGGCGGCGGAAATATTTGTGATCCCAGGTTTTGGTTTTGCGGGGATCTCTGGCCTGATCCTGATTCTTGCAGCCCTCGGGCTTGGGATGGTCAGCAACGATTTCTTTAACTTTGACCACGTCCCGACCACACAAATCAATAATGCAATTACCGCAGTGCTGCTTGCTTTTGGGCTGACGACCCTACTGCTTTTGGTGATGAGCTTCAGGCTTCACAAATCATCTTTTATTCATAAAATCGCATTGCAGGACACCCAGGATTCTGATGAGGGATACACCGTAAATACTTACGAGCATAATTTGGTAGGCCTACAGGGGCAAGCCTACACCATCCTGAGGCCGAGTGGAAAAGTGGAAATTGAGGGCAAGATTTATGATGCTTTTACTCGCGGCGATTATATTGAAGCCAATAGTACCATTGAGGTCATCAGTCAGGAAAGTAATACTCTAAAAGTAAAGAAAGTTTAA
- a CDS encoding DUF4905 domain-containing protein yields the protein MSKLQIIELPARLWKLQADVHSGTIGLEFREQDSLQANFALITPEGEMHGPFEMPEKWWVTLDAVIGAKLLVRSYEDHANPQTKKLWLLDTHAQEILWEVDKFLPNRVDQPWIYGHFIEGDEGKFAKINMDTAAASYLSQEKVADHENGDKSAEISHYVEGTTHFEQVHRFLSKKVGDFAVKAIDYFQSDGRIIISYYIYEGENLINKLHIFDREGTVLHHDILGTSLPTVALQSFFVLFGQLIFVNRHNQLSIYEL from the coding sequence TTGAGCAAATTACAAATCATTGAGCTGCCCGCCAGGTTATGGAAGCTTCAGGCAGATGTGCATAGTGGTACGATCGGTTTAGAATTCAGGGAACAGGACAGCCTGCAAGCTAACTTTGCACTCATTACCCCTGAAGGAGAAATGCATGGCCCTTTTGAGATGCCCGAAAAGTGGTGGGTAACGCTTGATGCGGTCATTGGGGCAAAATTATTGGTGCGCAGCTATGAGGATCATGCCAATCCGCAGACCAAAAAACTGTGGTTGCTCGATACGCATGCGCAGGAAATTCTCTGGGAGGTGGATAAATTCTTGCCCAACAGGGTGGATCAGCCTTGGATTTATGGGCACTTTATTGAAGGGGATGAGGGGAAATTCGCCAAAATAAACATGGATACCGCAGCGGCGAGTTATTTATCGCAGGAAAAAGTTGCTGACCACGAGAATGGTGATAAATCCGCCGAAATATCGCATTATGTGGAAGGGACTACCCACTTTGAGCAGGTCCACCGCTTTTTGTCGAAAAAAGTTGGCGATTTTGCGGTAAAAGCAATCGATTATTTTCAATCTGATGGACGAATTATAATTTCTTACTATATTTACGAAGGTGAAAATTTGATTAATAAACTTCACATTTTTGATCGTGAAGGAACAGTGCTCCACCATGATATTTTAGGTACTTCGCTGCCAACAGTAGCACTTCAGAGTTTTTTTGTTCTTTTCGGTCAGTTGATTTTTGTCAACCGTCATAACCAGTTGTCTATATATGAACTGTAA
- a CDS encoding LysM peptidoglycan-binding domain-containing protein, which yields MNCKKIAVAVSAFLLAFTFNVADASAQAIKTHTIQKGQTLYSIARQYHASVKELEELNPGLTNNIAAGQTIKVPAGTAQATASKKVHVVKSAETLYSISRQYNVSANQLIQYNNLKSTALTAGQALKIPSDGADAVKVASEIAKANSKKHKVQRGETLYAIAQKYQVSVANIKSWNAMKGNSLDVGQELIVGLGKAEASPVVVAEVNVPAKKETASPTKTLPATAAKSDKPVKEIPYSREEIQDGSEFKKVVERGMSGIMTGSEDTKKYLALHPTAPVGTIMQVRNDMNNRSVFVRVIGKLPPTGDNKKLVISLSKTAYERLGAFDQRFPVEVTYVP from the coding sequence ATGAACTGTAAAAAAATAGCAGTTGCAGTTTCTGCATTCCTACTTGCATTCACGTTTAATGTCGCCGATGCCTCAGCGCAAGCGATAAAAACCCATACGATTCAAAAGGGGCAAACCCTTTACTCCATTGCCAGACAGTACCATGCTTCTGTTAAGGAGCTTGAAGAGCTGAACCCTGGCCTGACCAATAATATTGCGGCTGGCCAAACGATTAAAGTGCCCGCAGGCACCGCACAGGCGACCGCATCGAAGAAAGTCCATGTCGTGAAATCTGCGGAAACATTGTACAGTATTTCAAGACAATATAATGTCAGCGCTAATCAGTTGATTCAGTATAATAACTTGAAATCTACTGCGCTAACTGCCGGACAAGCACTTAAAATCCCATCTGATGGTGCTGATGCGGTAAAGGTGGCGAGTGAAATTGCCAAGGCGAACAGTAAAAAGCATAAGGTACAGCGAGGAGAAACCCTCTATGCCATTGCTCAGAAATATCAGGTTTCGGTAGCGAATATCAAATCGTGGAACGCCATGAAAGGCAACTCGCTTGATGTGGGGCAGGAGTTGATTGTTGGTTTGGGAAAAGCAGAAGCCAGTCCAGTTGTAGTGGCTGAAGTTAATGTTCCTGCCAAGAAAGAAACCGCCAGCCCAACGAAAACATTGCCAGCAACAGCGGCAAAGAGTGATAAGCCGGTGAAGGAAATCCCTTATTCCCGCGAAGAAATTCAGGATGGCTCGGAGTTCAAGAAGGTGGTTGAACGCGGAATGTCAGGAATTATGACAGGCTCTGAGGACACTAAAAAATATTTGGCCCTGCACCCTACGGCACCCGTTGGAACAATTATGCAGGTAAGAAATGACATGAACAATCGCAGTGTTTTTGTTCGTGTGATTGGAAAGTTGCCTCCTACGGGCGACAACAAGAAATTGGTGATCAGCCTGAGTAAAACAGCTTATGAGCGATTGGGCGCATTCGATCAGCGGTTCCCTGTAGAGGTAACCTATGTGCCTTAA
- a CDS encoding chalcone isomerase family protein produces the protein MNSLKLFFVAFAMIFAFQAKAQKEVSGVKLPATTTVDGQKLTLNGAGTRSKYFMDLYVGALYLGASSKDAAGVVGADEVQSVKLTIISGLVTRDKFNSSTKEGFEASTNGNTEALKSEIDQFMGAFSEDISKQDAFDFNYIPGKGTQVLKNGKLLTTIEGMEFKKALFGIWLGNKPADKGLKSAMMGK, from the coding sequence ATGAACTCACTTAAACTATTTTTTGTCGCTTTTGCGATGATTTTCGCTTTTCAGGCAAAGGCGCAGAAAGAGGTTTCAGGCGTGAAATTACCAGCAACCACAACTGTTGACGGGCAGAAACTCACCCTTAATGGTGCGGGAACTCGCTCTAAATATTTTATGGATTTATATGTTGGTGCGTTGTATTTGGGCGCTTCATCCAAAGATGCCGCTGGAGTAGTTGGCGCTGATGAAGTACAGTCGGTGAAATTGACCATCATTTCTGGTTTGGTAACCCGTGATAAATTCAACAGCTCTACCAAAGAAGGGTTCGAGGCATCAACCAATGGAAATACCGAGGCTTTAAAGTCGGAGATCGATCAGTTTATGGGTGCCTTTTCTGAGGATATCAGTAAGCAGGACGCTTTCGACTTCAATTATATTCCAGGTAAAGGAACACAAGTATTGAAAAACGGAAAGTTATTAACGACCATCGAAGGTATGGAATTCAAGAAAGCTTTGTTCGGCATTTGGTTAGGAAACAAACCAGCAGACAAAGGATTGAAATCTGCGATGATGGGCAAATAA
- a CDS encoding DUF2461 domain-containing protein, with protein MISRSTFDFLSQLQDNNNREWFQEHKALYISAKDELAALMAQLIPIAAKYDPLLALEDPKKSVFRIYRDVRFSKDKRPYKTHLGAWISGNRKSDRAGIYVHLEPEKCMIAGGVWQPQGARLKSIREEIYYNGDAFRQIVEAPDFVAQFGGLQGDTLKTAPRGYDKNDPLIAFLRHKDFLAMKPMPIQDFMQERILTQCDEIFRAMAPLNQFLNIPFDHDGE; from the coding sequence ATGATCTCTCGCTCAACTTTTGACTTCCTGAGCCAGCTTCAGGACAATAACAACCGCGAATGGTTTCAGGAGCATAAAGCATTATACATTAGTGCCAAGGACGAACTGGCCGCACTTATGGCACAACTGATTCCCATTGCCGCCAAATACGACCCCTTGCTTGCCCTGGAAGACCCCAAAAAAAGCGTTTTCAGAATTTACAGGGATGTTCGTTTTTCTAAAGACAAACGCCCCTACAAAACACATTTAGGCGCATGGATCAGCGGTAACCGAAAATCTGACCGTGCGGGGATTTATGTCCACCTCGAACCTGAAAAATGTATGATTGCCGGAGGCGTTTGGCAGCCGCAGGGTGCACGACTGAAAAGCATTCGGGAGGAAATCTACTATAATGGTGATGCCTTTCGGCAAATTGTTGAAGCCCCCGATTTTGTGGCACAATTTGGCGGATTGCAAGGCGACACCCTTAAAACTGCCCCACGTGGTTATGACAAAAATGACCCACTGATTGCATTTCTTCGCCATAAAGATTTCCTGGCGATGAAGCCCATGCCCATACAGGATTTCATGCAAGAGCGCATCCTGACGCAATGTGATGAGATTTTCCGAGCCATGGCACCGCTCAATCAATTTCTGAATATCCCTTTTGATCACGATGGGGAATGA
- a CDS encoding glycosyltransferase family 2 protein, protein MDISVIVPLFNEEESLPELTAWIDRVMKANNFIYELIMVDDGSKDRSWEIVKSLRGQYPAIQGIKFNRNYGKSAALNRGFAAAHGEVVITMDADLQDSPDEIPGLYRKIVEEGFDLVSGWKEKRYDPISKTIPSKFFNYVTRKLSGIQLNDFNCGLKAYRLEVVKSVQVYGEMHRYIPVLAKWAGFSNIGEQVVQHRARKYGETKFGLERFVHGFLDLLSVTFVSRFKKKPMHFFGVFGTLSFMMGFFTTLYLIFNKIYCLYQHMPVREIVDQPLFYIALVAVVIGMQLFLAGFISELLVMKNDHSNDYLVADVIENEVTTEGPVEG, encoded by the coding sequence TTGGATATATCAGTCATTGTACCGCTTTTCAACGAAGAGGAATCGCTGCCAGAGTTGACCGCATGGATTGACCGTGTGATGAAAGCCAACAACTTTATCTACGAACTGATAATGGTAGATGATGGAAGTAAAGACCGATCTTGGGAGATCGTTAAGTCTTTGCGTGGGCAATATCCCGCTATTCAGGGAATTAAATTCAATCGAAACTATGGGAAATCTGCGGCCCTTAATCGTGGCTTTGCGGCTGCGCATGGCGAGGTGGTCATTACCATGGATGCCGATCTTCAGGATAGCCCCGATGAAATCCCTGGCCTGTACCGTAAAATCGTCGAAGAAGGCTTCGATTTGGTGTCTGGCTGGAAGGAAAAGCGCTATGACCCGATCTCCAAAACCATTCCGTCAAAATTCTTTAATTATGTTACCCGAAAACTTTCGGGCATTCAGCTGAATGATTTTAATTGTGGACTGAAAGCCTACCGCCTCGAGGTGGTCAAGAGTGTGCAGGTGTATGGCGAGATGCACCGTTACATTCCTGTGCTGGCCAAATGGGCGGGCTTTTCCAATATTGGCGAGCAGGTTGTACAGCACCGTGCACGGAAGTACGGAGAAACCAAGTTTGGCCTTGAGCGGTTTGTTCATGGCTTCCTGGATTTGCTCTCAGTAACTTTTGTGTCGCGCTTCAAGAAAAAGCCAATGCACTTTTTTGGGGTCTTTGGTACGCTCAGCTTTATGATGGGTTTTTTCACCACGCTCTACCTGATCTTCAATAAAATTTATTGCCTGTATCAGCATATGCCCGTCCGCGAGATCGTCGATCAGCCTTTGTTTTATATTGCATTGGTTGCCGTAGTGATCGGTATGCAGTTGTTCCTCGCAGGATTTATTTCTGAGTTACTCGTGATGAAAAATGATCATTCCAACGATTATTTGGTTGCTGATGTGATTGAAAATGAGGTCACCACTGAAGGCCCCGTTGAAGGTTAA
- a CDS encoding glycosyltransferase: MNTFFSIIVPVYNRPEEITEFLNSLLTQTYHDFEVIIVEDGSTEDCKAIAEQFADRLQLQYFYKENTGQGPSRNLGFSKAKGDFFLVFDSDVILPKTYLSTVDAELKIRKLDAFGGPDAAHPGFNSLQKATTYAMTSFFTTGGIRGGSKADEKFQPRSFNMGMSRKVYEATHGFHLDRLSEDIELSIRMRNLGFKVGLIPEAWVYHKRRTSLRQFFKQVFSFGHGRWILSGIHHGQLKAIHCFPSVFVLGLIFTFTSFLWSIPLGSFCLSVLLLWYFAILLDASQKNNSLTVGLLSMVTSTIQLSGYGLGFLRGGFRKLLGMKIY, encoded by the coding sequence ATGAATACGTTTTTTTCGATTATCGTTCCCGTGTATAATCGTCCGGAGGAGATTACAGAATTTCTGAATAGTTTGCTCACGCAGACTTACCACGATTTTGAGGTCATTATTGTGGAGGATGGTTCTACGGAGGATTGTAAAGCGATTGCGGAGCAATTTGCCGACCGCCTGCAACTTCAGTATTTTTACAAAGAAAATACAGGGCAGGGGCCGAGTCGTAACTTGGGTTTCTCCAAAGCAAAGGGCGATTTCTTCCTGGTCTTTGATAGTGATGTTATTCTGCCCAAAACTTATCTCAGTACGGTAGATGCCGAGCTGAAAATCCGTAAACTTGATGCTTTCGGTGGACCCGATGCCGCACACCCAGGATTTAACAGCCTGCAAAAAGCAACGACTTACGCCATGACCTCCTTTTTTACCACTGGTGGCATACGTGGCGGAAGTAAGGCCGATGAGAAATTTCAGCCGCGCAGTTTCAATATGGGGATGAGCAGAAAGGTGTATGAAGCGACCCACGGTTTTCATCTGGATCGTTTGAGTGAAGATATTGAACTTTCGATTCGTATGCGTAATCTGGGTTTTAAAGTCGGCTTAATTCCCGAAGCATGGGTGTACCATAAACGCCGCACTTCCCTTCGGCAGTTTTTCAAACAGGTGTTTTCTTTTGGGCATGGCCGATGGATACTCAGCGGTATTCACCATGGGCAATTAAAGGCCATTCATTGCTTTCCTTCTGTTTTTGTGCTTGGGCTGATTTTTACCTTCACCTCATTTCTGTGGAGCATTCCATTGGGGAGCTTCTGCCTGTCGGTATTGTTGCTGTGGTATTTTGCGATTTTGCTGGATGCCTCCCAAAAAAACAATAGCCTGACGGTCGGCTTGCTCAGTATGGTTACTTCAACAATCCAACTTTCAGGCTATGGCTTGGGCTTCCTTCGCGGTGGCTTCCGAAAGCTCCTGGGCATGAAAATCTATTAA
- a CDS encoding class I SAM-dependent methyltransferase, with the protein MKKLISFVIKHIPRKYLQHFAHFGAKFLGLFYRGHGVHCNVCDHEYREFLPYGRTPPRANALCPNCLTLERHRLMWRYLEDKTDFFTAPKKVLHIAPELCFIKRFEKMRNLEYITGDLESPLAKVKMDVHQIPFEDHHFDAVFCNHVMEHVEDDHQAMSEIFRVLKKGGFAILQSPQDMSLEHTFEDPSITSPQAREDAYGQTDHVRLFGRDYGQRLKKAGFDVLEDTFVQRLPEEEVRKYGFPAEEIVYFCRKN; encoded by the coding sequence ATGAAGAAACTCATCAGTTTTGTCATCAAACATATTCCAAGAAAATACCTCCAACACTTTGCCCATTTTGGTGCAAAATTTCTGGGTTTATTCTACCGTGGACATGGCGTTCACTGTAATGTGTGCGATCATGAATATCGGGAATTTTTACCTTACGGCCGAACCCCTCCGAGGGCCAATGCCCTATGCCCCAACTGCCTGACCCTTGAGCGTCACCGCCTGATGTGGCGATACCTCGAAGACAAAACCGATTTCTTTACTGCCCCAAAAAAGGTATTGCATATTGCGCCTGAGCTCTGCTTCATCAAGCGATTTGAAAAAATGCGCAATTTGGAATACATCACGGGAGACCTCGAGTCGCCTTTGGCAAAAGTGAAGATGGATGTTCATCAGATCCCTTTTGAGGACCATCACTTTGATGCCGTATTCTGCAATCATGTTATGGAACATGTGGAAGATGACCACCAGGCGATGTCGGAAATTTTCCGTGTCCTGAAAAAAGGAGGCTTTGCCATTTTGCAGTCGCCACAGGACATGAGCCTCGAACATACTTTTGAGGACCCAAGCATTACGAGCCCACAGGCAAGAGAGGATGCCTACGGACAAACGGACCACGTACGCCTGTTTGGCAGGGATTATGGCCAGCGTTTGAAAAAGGCTGGTTTCGATGTTCTCGAAGACACGTTCGTTCAGCGTTTGCCTGAAGAGGAAGTCCGAAAATACGGCTTTCCTGCTGAAGAAATTGTTTATTTCTGCCGAAAGAATTAA
- a CDS encoding MbnP family protein, producing MKKLIFSLIVLTFFVSCKKESLDMQSLKLNIQHQVGDEPLKLNQYLYTNRSGEKFEVTKLNYYISEIQLLKDEKVIFVKDSLWYTSLSGAQTDQQISLPEAPVGRFDAVQFTFGLPDQWNAEDKVPLDQFRAMVWPAHMGGGLHFMKFEGNYFKAPQGEEEANGFAIHSGNLLKDGVVHDHFFTVHVPIASSTEATREVNLVFDVSKWVDQPAQAYPFAELSGIMGSVEKQAILVKHGPTAWREK from the coding sequence ATGAAAAAGCTAATTTTTTCGCTTATCGTCCTGACATTTTTTGTTTCCTGCAAGAAAGAAAGTCTGGACATGCAGTCGTTGAAGCTGAACATTCAACACCAGGTGGGCGATGAGCCACTAAAGCTGAATCAGTACCTGTACACCAACCGTAGTGGAGAAAAATTTGAAGTAACCAAGCTCAACTATTATATCAGTGAAATACAGCTTTTAAAAGATGAAAAGGTCATTTTTGTGAAAGACAGCCTGTGGTACACCTCTCTTTCGGGTGCGCAGACCGATCAGCAGATTAGTCTGCCAGAAGCACCCGTGGGACGCTTCGATGCGGTGCAGTTTACTTTCGGATTACCTGACCAGTGGAATGCGGAAGATAAGGTTCCTTTGGATCAGTTCAGGGCGATGGTGTGGCCTGCCCATATGGGTGGTGGACTTCATTTTATGAAATTTGAAGGGAATTATTTCAAGGCACCACAGGGAGAGGAAGAGGCCAATGGTTTTGCCATTCACAGTGGTAATTTATTGAAGGATGGCGTTGTTCACGATCATTTTTTTACCGTTCATGTGCCGATTGCTTCCTCAACAGAGGCAACCAGGGAGGTGAATTTAGTATTCGATGTGTCGAAATGGGTAGATCAGCCAGCACAAGCCTACCCATTTGCGGAATTGTCAGGTATTATGGGGAGCGTAGAAAAGCAAGCCATATTGGTGAAGCATGGTCCGACCGCATGGCGTGAAAAATAG
- a CDS encoding cytochrome-c peroxidase produces MRKYTFLLIALTAMAFSCVWQKEPAQENVATPYALEAPAKFPKISIPEDNPMTVEGVAMGRRIYYDRSLNTQKVGVACSDCHQQKAGFSSPGEKGQLAIMPHVNLAYETSFLWNGAEQGILEDVMLFEIKDFFAADLSYVNADAEYKRLAKVAFGKDDIDYQTMAYALAQFSRTQLSGNSKFDQYNRGEIQLSEQEKRGLELFFSEDGDCFHCHSTVLFSDSDFHNIGLDSTFNLGNAGRYVISQDSVDIGKFKTPSLRNIAVSAPYMHDNRFETLEQVVDFYAEGVHFTKYTDPLMKHEGGINLNQQQRVDLIAFLNTLTDESYLSNEELSNPFNTNEKN; encoded by the coding sequence ATGAGAAAATATACATTTTTGTTGATTGCACTGACCGCCATGGCATTTTCGTGTGTGTGGCAAAAAGAGCCTGCACAGGAAAACGTAGCGACACCCTACGCATTGGAAGCGCCTGCAAAATTTCCCAAAATCAGTATCCCTGAAGATAATCCGATGACGGTGGAAGGCGTGGCAATGGGGCGAAGAATTTACTACGACAGGTCATTGAATACCCAAAAGGTGGGGGTGGCCTGTAGCGATTGCCATCAGCAAAAAGCAGGATTTAGCAGTCCTGGTGAAAAAGGGCAGTTGGCAATTATGCCTCATGTAAACTTGGCTTATGAGACCTCCTTTTTATGGAATGGCGCAGAACAGGGGATTCTCGAGGATGTGATGCTCTTCGAGATTAAAGATTTTTTTGCCGCAGACCTGAGCTATGTTAATGCCGATGCGGAATATAAGCGATTGGCCAAAGTCGCCTTTGGGAAAGATGATATTGATTATCAGACGATGGCTTATGCTCTGGCGCAATTTTCAAGAACGCAGCTGAGTGGTAACTCAAAATTCGATCAGTACAATCGGGGCGAAATTCAGCTTTCTGAACAGGAAAAACGGGGGCTTGAGCTTTTCTTCAGTGAAGATGGCGACTGTTTTCACTGCCATAGCACGGTGCTGTTTTCTGATAGTGATTTTCATAATATTGGCTTGGACAGCACCTTCAATTTAGGGAATGCTGGGCGGTATGTTATTTCTCAGGACTCCGTTGATATCGGTAAATTCAAAACCCCAAGCTTGCGTAATATTGCCGTTTCTGCTCCTTATATGCACGATAACCGCTTTGAAACCCTGGAGCAGGTGGTTGATTTTTATGCCGAAGGTGTTCATTTTACCAAGTACACCGACCCTTTAATGAAGCATGAGGGAGGGATTAATCTCAACCAACAACAAAGGGTGGATTTGATCGCTTTCCTGAACACACTGACCGACGAAAGTTATCTTTCGAATGAGGAACTTTCGAACCCCTTCAATACGAATGAAAAAAATTAA